One window of the Xiphias gladius isolate SHS-SW01 ecotype Sanya breed wild chromosome 11, ASM1685928v1, whole genome shotgun sequence genome contains the following:
- the lrrfip2 gene encoding leucine-rich repeat flightless-interacting protein 2 isoform X9 — MGTQGSGRKRAPLKDRFSAEDEALSSIAREAEARLAAKRAARAEARDIRMRELERQQKELDEKCDKQYSDYSRPSSRCATPGLSAATLASLGGTSSRRGSTDTGSVYDPDTSLSELRESLSEVEEKYKKAMVSNAQLDNDKANLIYQVDTLKDVIEEMEEQMAEMRRELEEKSKELERQKHTCTVLQHKQEELKEGIRQRDELIEESQRMQTKLDDLTREVFDLQETINWKDKKIGALERQKEYFDCIRNERDELRDELADIKEKAKAGEKHGLVIIPDGTPNGEVNHEPLSSGITVVSQEAAQVLESAGEGPLDVRLRKLAEEKDELLAQIRKLKNQLEEERQKHSKVDSAYTDGERMENGTDLHFIEMQRDANRQISEYKFKLSKAEQEMGTMEQNINRLEGQVSRYKAAADNSEKIEDELKAEKRKLQRELRTALDKIEEMEMTNNHLVKRLEKMKANRNALLSQQ; from the exons GCAGAAGCGAGGTTGGCAGCGAAGAGGGCAGCCCGGGCAGAGGCCAGGGATATTCGAATGAGAGAACTTGAACGGCAGCAGAAAGAG ctGGATGAAAAATGTGACAAGCAGTATTCAGATTATAGTCGG CCATCCTCCCGCTGTGCCACCCCAGGCCTCTCAGCAGCCACGCTGGCATCGCTGGGTGGCACTTCGTCACGGCGTGGCAGCACAGACACCGGTAGCGTCTATGACCCTGACACCAGTCTGAGTGAACTTAGG GAGTCACTttcagaggtggaggagaagtaTAAGAAGGCCATGGTATCAAATGCACAGCTGGATAACGACAAAGCCAACCTCATCTATCAAGTGGACACACTAAAGGATGTTATagaggagatggaggaacaAATGGCAGAGATGAGGAGGGAGCTGGAAGAAAAGTCAAAG GAACTAGAAAGACAAAAGCACACATGTACAGTCCTGCAGCATAAACAAGAAGAACTGAAAGAGGGAATCCGCCAGAGAGATGAGCTTATAGAG GAGAGCCAGCGAATGCAGACTAAGTTAGATGACCTCACCAGAGAGGTGTTTGACCTGCAGGAAACTATAAACTGGAAGGACAAAAAGATTGGG GCCctagagaggcagaaagagtaCTTTGATTGCATTAGGAATGAGAGAGATGAGCTCAGAGATGAGCTCGCTGACATCAAGGAGAAGGCCAAAGCAGGAGAG AAACACGGGCTGGTCATCATCCCAGACGGCACACCAAACGGAGAGGTCAACCACGAGCCTCTGTCCTCAGGGATCACTGTGGTCTCCCAGGAGGCCGCCCAGGTGCTGGAGTCTGCAGGAGAGGGCCCGCTGG ATGTCAGGCTACGGAAGTTGGCAGAGGAGAAGGATGAACTATTGGCTCAGATCAGGAAGCTGAAGAatcagctggaggaggagagacagaaacactcAAAGGTGGACAGTGCGTACACAGATGGGGAGAGGATGGAGAACGGTACAGACCTACACTTTATTGAGATGCAGA gAGATGCCAACAGACAGATTAGTGAATACAAATTCAAGCTTTCTAAAGCAGAACAGGAAATGGGTACAATGGAACAAAAT ATTAACAGACTTGAAGGGCAAGTGTCCAGGTACAAGGCAGCAGCAGATAACTCAGAGAAAATAGAAGACGAGCTTAAAGCAGAAAAACGGAAACTTCAAAGAGAG CTGCGCACAGCTCTAGATAAGATAGAGGAGATGGAGATGACCAACAACCACCTAGTAAAGCGCCTTGAGAAGATGAAGGCCAACAGGAACGCCCTTCTGTCGCAGCAGTGA
- the lrrfip2 gene encoding leucine-rich repeat flightless-interacting protein 2 isoform X4 has translation MGTQGSGRKRAPLKDRFSAEDEALSSIAREAEARLAAKRAARAEARDIRMRELERQQKELSYHSSGSSNRKWGQIHQWMADTEKARASSSSRSSSRHRRGLDDDVMSVRSYRSTSSAVRDLGSSRSRSSSRRKDALSDGLSTSSVLKSTRSTTGLYHDQRNNTSLTKTKPPPLLSTSTYQPRATTSLSSITGTGLSRSYSMASIYDDTGLYGSGYSSRAPSEYSWYSSGASSTRSSPVSTSDDDTVSSVSQERFSRGRRDSVSSDFSDISESAADYFSRSNRRGSIVSDLDDLSIPDLDALDEKCDKQYSDYSRPSSRCATPGLSAATLASLGGTSSRRGSTDTGSVYDPDTSLSELRDIYELKDQIQDVEGRYMQGLKELKESLSEVEEKYKKAMVSNAQLDNDKANLIYQVDTLKDVIEEMEEQMAEMRRELEEKSKELERQKHTCTVLQHKQEELKEGIRQRDELIEESQRMQTKLDDLTREVFDLQETINWKDKKIGALERQKEYFDCIRNERDELRDELADIKEKAKAGEKHGLVIIPDGTPNGEVNHEPLSSGITVVSQEAAQVLESAGEGPLDVRLRKLAEEKDELLAQIRKLKNQLEEERQKHSKVDSAYTDGERMENGTDLHFIEMQRDANRQISEYKFKLSKAEQEMGTMEQNINRLEGQVSRYKAAADNSEKIEDELKAEKRKLQRELRTALDKIEEMEMTNNHLVKRLEKMKANRNALLSQQ, from the exons GCAGAAGCGAGGTTGGCAGCGAAGAGGGCAGCCCGGGCAGAGGCCAGGGATATTCGAATGAGAGAACTTGAACGGCAGCAGAAAGAG CTTTCTTACCACTCATCTGGCAGTAGCAACAGAAAATGGGGTCAGATCCACCAGTGGATG GCTGACACAGAAAAAGCCAGAGCCTCTAGTAGTAGTAGATCCAGCAGTCGTCATCGCCGG GGGCTGGATGATGATGTCATGTCAGTCCGCAGCTACAGG tCAACGTCATCAGCAGTACGTGACTTGGGCTCTAGTAGAAGTCGATCCAGTTCCCGTAGAAAAGATGCCTTG TCCGATGGCCTCTCCACTAGCTCCGTCCTCAAGAGTACCCGCTccact ACTGGTCTGTACCATGATCAAAGAAACAACACCAGCCTAACGAAGACCAAACCACCACCTCTACTCTCCACTTCCACCTATCAGCCACGG GCCACCACTTCCTTGTCCTCCATCACTGGCACGGGGCTGTCTCGCAGCTACAGCATG GCCTCTATTTACGACGACACTGGTCTTTACGGCTCGGGCTACAGTTCAAGAGCT CCCTCTGAATACAGCTGGTACTCCTCTGGAGCCAGCTCCACTCGCAGCAGCCCTGTG TCTACCTCGGATGATGACACCGTCAGCAGTGTGTCCCAGGAACGCTTCAGCAGGGGCCGCAGGGACAGTGTG TCATCTGACTTCTCTGACATTAGTGAGTCGGCTGCTGATTATTTCAGCCGCTCCAACCGAAGGGGCAGTATTGTGTCTGACCTTGATGATTTGAGCATTCCAGATCTGGACGCT ctGGATGAAAAATGTGACAAGCAGTATTCAGATTATAGTCGG CCATCCTCCCGCTGTGCCACCCCAGGCCTCTCAGCAGCCACGCTGGCATCGCTGGGTGGCACTTCGTCACGGCGTGGCAGCACAGACACCGGTAGCGTCTATGACCCTGACACCAGTCTGAGTGAACTTAGG GATATCTATGAACTAAAGGACCAGATTCAGGATGTAGAAGGGCGGTACATGCAGGGGCTTAAAGAGCTGAAG GAGTCACTttcagaggtggaggagaagtaTAAGAAGGCCATGGTATCAAATGCACAGCTGGATAACGACAAAGCCAACCTCATCTATCAAGTGGACACACTAAAGGATGTTATagaggagatggaggaacaAATGGCAGAGATGAGGAGGGAGCTGGAAGAAAAGTCAAAG GAACTAGAAAGACAAAAGCACACATGTACAGTCCTGCAGCATAAACAAGAAGAACTGAAAGAGGGAATCCGCCAGAGAGATGAGCTTATAGAG GAGAGCCAGCGAATGCAGACTAAGTTAGATGACCTCACCAGAGAGGTGTTTGACCTGCAGGAAACTATAAACTGGAAGGACAAAAAGATTGGG GCCctagagaggcagaaagagtaCTTTGATTGCATTAGGAATGAGAGAGATGAGCTCAGAGATGAGCTCGCTGACATCAAGGAGAAGGCCAAAGCAGGAGAG AAACACGGGCTGGTCATCATCCCAGACGGCACACCAAACGGAGAGGTCAACCACGAGCCTCTGTCCTCAGGGATCACTGTGGTCTCCCAGGAGGCCGCCCAGGTGCTGGAGTCTGCAGGAGAGGGCCCGCTGG ATGTCAGGCTACGGAAGTTGGCAGAGGAGAAGGATGAACTATTGGCTCAGATCAGGAAGCTGAAGAatcagctggaggaggagagacagaaacactcAAAGGTGGACAGTGCGTACACAGATGGGGAGAGGATGGAGAACGGTACAGACCTACACTTTATTGAGATGCAGA gAGATGCCAACAGACAGATTAGTGAATACAAATTCAAGCTTTCTAAAGCAGAACAGGAAATGGGTACAATGGAACAAAAT ATTAACAGACTTGAAGGGCAAGTGTCCAGGTACAAGGCAGCAGCAGATAACTCAGAGAAAATAGAAGACGAGCTTAAAGCAGAAAAACGGAAACTTCAAAGAGAG CTGCGCACAGCTCTAGATAAGATAGAGGAGATGGAGATGACCAACAACCACCTAGTAAAGCGCCTTGAGAAGATGAAGGCCAACAGGAACGCCCTTCTGTCGCAGCAGTGA
- the lrrfip2 gene encoding leucine-rich repeat flightless-interacting protein 2 isoform X6, whose translation MGTQGSGRKRAPLKDRFSAEDEALSSIAREAEARLAAKRAARAEARDIRMRELERQQKELSYHSSGSSNRKWGQIHQWMADTEKARASSSSRSSSRHRRGLDDDVMSVRSYRSTSSAVRDLGSSRSRSSSRRKDALSDGLSTSSVLKSTRSTSSVYNDLYGHKKASSSTSKKGLLTGLYHDQRNNTSLTKTKPPPLLSTSTYQPRSTSDDDTVSSVSQERFSRGRRDSVSSDFSDISESAADYFSRSNRRGSIVSDLDDLSIPDLDALDEKCDKQYSDYSRPSSRCATPGLSAATLASLGGTSSRRGSTDTGSVYDPDTSLSELRDIYELKDQIQDVEGRYMQGLKELKESLSEVEEKYKKAMVSNAQLDNDKANLIYQVDTLKDVIEEMEEQMAEMRRELEEKSKELERQKHTCTVLQHKQEELKEGIRQRDELIEESQRMQTKLDDLTREVFDLQETINWKDKKIGALERQKEYFDCIRNERDELRDELADIKEKAKAGEKHGLVIIPDGTPNGEVNHEPLSSGITVVSQEAAQVLESAGEGPLDVRLRKLAEEKDELLAQIRKLKNQLEEERQKHSKVDSAYTDGERMENGTDLHFIEMQRDANRQISEYKFKLSKAEQEMGTMEQNINRLEGQVSRYKAAADNSEKIEDELKAEKRKLQRELRTALDKIEEMEMTNNHLVKRLEKMKANRNALLSQQ comes from the exons GCAGAAGCGAGGTTGGCAGCGAAGAGGGCAGCCCGGGCAGAGGCCAGGGATATTCGAATGAGAGAACTTGAACGGCAGCAGAAAGAG CTTTCTTACCACTCATCTGGCAGTAGCAACAGAAAATGGGGTCAGATCCACCAGTGGATG GCTGACACAGAAAAAGCCAGAGCCTCTAGTAGTAGTAGATCCAGCAGTCGTCATCGCCGG GGGCTGGATGATGATGTCATGTCAGTCCGCAGCTACAGG tCAACGTCATCAGCAGTACGTGACTTGGGCTCTAGTAGAAGTCGATCCAGTTCCCGTAGAAAAGATGCCTTG TCCGATGGCCTCTCCACTAGCTCCGTCCTCAAGAGTACCCGCTccact AGTTCTGTCTACAATGACCTGTATGGCCATAAAAAGGCTTCATCCAGCACCTCGAAGAAGGGCCTGCTG ACTGGTCTGTACCATGATCAAAGAAACAACACCAGCCTAACGAAGACCAAACCACCACCTCTACTCTCCACTTCCACCTATCAGCCACGG TCTACCTCGGATGATGACACCGTCAGCAGTGTGTCCCAGGAACGCTTCAGCAGGGGCCGCAGGGACAGTGTG TCATCTGACTTCTCTGACATTAGTGAGTCGGCTGCTGATTATTTCAGCCGCTCCAACCGAAGGGGCAGTATTGTGTCTGACCTTGATGATTTGAGCATTCCAGATCTGGACGCT ctGGATGAAAAATGTGACAAGCAGTATTCAGATTATAGTCGG CCATCCTCCCGCTGTGCCACCCCAGGCCTCTCAGCAGCCACGCTGGCATCGCTGGGTGGCACTTCGTCACGGCGTGGCAGCACAGACACCGGTAGCGTCTATGACCCTGACACCAGTCTGAGTGAACTTAGG GATATCTATGAACTAAAGGACCAGATTCAGGATGTAGAAGGGCGGTACATGCAGGGGCTTAAAGAGCTGAAG GAGTCACTttcagaggtggaggagaagtaTAAGAAGGCCATGGTATCAAATGCACAGCTGGATAACGACAAAGCCAACCTCATCTATCAAGTGGACACACTAAAGGATGTTATagaggagatggaggaacaAATGGCAGAGATGAGGAGGGAGCTGGAAGAAAAGTCAAAG GAACTAGAAAGACAAAAGCACACATGTACAGTCCTGCAGCATAAACAAGAAGAACTGAAAGAGGGAATCCGCCAGAGAGATGAGCTTATAGAG GAGAGCCAGCGAATGCAGACTAAGTTAGATGACCTCACCAGAGAGGTGTTTGACCTGCAGGAAACTATAAACTGGAAGGACAAAAAGATTGGG GCCctagagaggcagaaagagtaCTTTGATTGCATTAGGAATGAGAGAGATGAGCTCAGAGATGAGCTCGCTGACATCAAGGAGAAGGCCAAAGCAGGAGAG AAACACGGGCTGGTCATCATCCCAGACGGCACACCAAACGGAGAGGTCAACCACGAGCCTCTGTCCTCAGGGATCACTGTGGTCTCCCAGGAGGCCGCCCAGGTGCTGGAGTCTGCAGGAGAGGGCCCGCTGG ATGTCAGGCTACGGAAGTTGGCAGAGGAGAAGGATGAACTATTGGCTCAGATCAGGAAGCTGAAGAatcagctggaggaggagagacagaaacactcAAAGGTGGACAGTGCGTACACAGATGGGGAGAGGATGGAGAACGGTACAGACCTACACTTTATTGAGATGCAGA gAGATGCCAACAGACAGATTAGTGAATACAAATTCAAGCTTTCTAAAGCAGAACAGGAAATGGGTACAATGGAACAAAAT ATTAACAGACTTGAAGGGCAAGTGTCCAGGTACAAGGCAGCAGCAGATAACTCAGAGAAAATAGAAGACGAGCTTAAAGCAGAAAAACGGAAACTTCAAAGAGAG CTGCGCACAGCTCTAGATAAGATAGAGGAGATGGAGATGACCAACAACCACCTAGTAAAGCGCCTTGAGAAGATGAAGGCCAACAGGAACGCCCTTCTGTCGCAGCAGTGA
- the lrrfip2 gene encoding leucine-rich repeat flightless-interacting protein 2 isoform X5 — protein sequence MGTQGSGRKRAPLKDRFSAEDEALSSIAREAEARLAAKRAARAEARDIRMRELERQQKELSYHSSGSSNRKWGQIHQWMADTEKARASSSSRSSSRHRRGLDDDVMSVRSYRSTSSAVRDLGSSRSRSSSRRKDALSDGLSTSSVLKSTRSTSSVYNDLYGHKKASSSTSKKGLLTGLYHDQRNNTSLTKTKPPPLLSTSTYQPRASIYDDTGLYGSGYSSRASTSDDDTVSSVSQERFSRGRRDSVSSDFSDISESAADYFSRSNRRGSIVSDLDDLSIPDLDALDEKCDKQYSDYSRPSSRCATPGLSAATLASLGGTSSRRGSTDTGSVYDPDTSLSELRDIYELKDQIQDVEGRYMQGLKELKESLSEVEEKYKKAMVSNAQLDNDKANLIYQVDTLKDVIEEMEEQMAEMRRELEEKSKELERQKHTCTVLQHKQEELKEGIRQRDELIEESQRMQTKLDDLTREVFDLQETINWKDKKIGALERQKEYFDCIRNERDELRDELADIKEKAKAGEKHGLVIIPDGTPNGEVNHEPLSSGITVVSQEAAQVLESAGEGPLDVRLRKLAEEKDELLAQIRKLKNQLEEERQKHSKVDSAYTDGERMENGTDLHFIEMQRDANRQISEYKFKLSKAEQEMGTMEQNINRLEGQVSRYKAAADNSEKIEDELKAEKRKLQRELRTALDKIEEMEMTNNHLVKRLEKMKANRNALLSQQ from the exons GCAGAAGCGAGGTTGGCAGCGAAGAGGGCAGCCCGGGCAGAGGCCAGGGATATTCGAATGAGAGAACTTGAACGGCAGCAGAAAGAG CTTTCTTACCACTCATCTGGCAGTAGCAACAGAAAATGGGGTCAGATCCACCAGTGGATG GCTGACACAGAAAAAGCCAGAGCCTCTAGTAGTAGTAGATCCAGCAGTCGTCATCGCCGG GGGCTGGATGATGATGTCATGTCAGTCCGCAGCTACAGG tCAACGTCATCAGCAGTACGTGACTTGGGCTCTAGTAGAAGTCGATCCAGTTCCCGTAGAAAAGATGCCTTG TCCGATGGCCTCTCCACTAGCTCCGTCCTCAAGAGTACCCGCTccact AGTTCTGTCTACAATGACCTGTATGGCCATAAAAAGGCTTCATCCAGCACCTCGAAGAAGGGCCTGCTG ACTGGTCTGTACCATGATCAAAGAAACAACACCAGCCTAACGAAGACCAAACCACCACCTCTACTCTCCACTTCCACCTATCAGCCACGG GCCTCTATTTACGACGACACTGGTCTTTACGGCTCGGGCTACAGTTCAAGAGCT TCTACCTCGGATGATGACACCGTCAGCAGTGTGTCCCAGGAACGCTTCAGCAGGGGCCGCAGGGACAGTGTG TCATCTGACTTCTCTGACATTAGTGAGTCGGCTGCTGATTATTTCAGCCGCTCCAACCGAAGGGGCAGTATTGTGTCTGACCTTGATGATTTGAGCATTCCAGATCTGGACGCT ctGGATGAAAAATGTGACAAGCAGTATTCAGATTATAGTCGG CCATCCTCCCGCTGTGCCACCCCAGGCCTCTCAGCAGCCACGCTGGCATCGCTGGGTGGCACTTCGTCACGGCGTGGCAGCACAGACACCGGTAGCGTCTATGACCCTGACACCAGTCTGAGTGAACTTAGG GATATCTATGAACTAAAGGACCAGATTCAGGATGTAGAAGGGCGGTACATGCAGGGGCTTAAAGAGCTGAAG GAGTCACTttcagaggtggaggagaagtaTAAGAAGGCCATGGTATCAAATGCACAGCTGGATAACGACAAAGCCAACCTCATCTATCAAGTGGACACACTAAAGGATGTTATagaggagatggaggaacaAATGGCAGAGATGAGGAGGGAGCTGGAAGAAAAGTCAAAG GAACTAGAAAGACAAAAGCACACATGTACAGTCCTGCAGCATAAACAAGAAGAACTGAAAGAGGGAATCCGCCAGAGAGATGAGCTTATAGAG GAGAGCCAGCGAATGCAGACTAAGTTAGATGACCTCACCAGAGAGGTGTTTGACCTGCAGGAAACTATAAACTGGAAGGACAAAAAGATTGGG GCCctagagaggcagaaagagtaCTTTGATTGCATTAGGAATGAGAGAGATGAGCTCAGAGATGAGCTCGCTGACATCAAGGAGAAGGCCAAAGCAGGAGAG AAACACGGGCTGGTCATCATCCCAGACGGCACACCAAACGGAGAGGTCAACCACGAGCCTCTGTCCTCAGGGATCACTGTGGTCTCCCAGGAGGCCGCCCAGGTGCTGGAGTCTGCAGGAGAGGGCCCGCTGG ATGTCAGGCTACGGAAGTTGGCAGAGGAGAAGGATGAACTATTGGCTCAGATCAGGAAGCTGAAGAatcagctggaggaggagagacagaaacactcAAAGGTGGACAGTGCGTACACAGATGGGGAGAGGATGGAGAACGGTACAGACCTACACTTTATTGAGATGCAGA gAGATGCCAACAGACAGATTAGTGAATACAAATTCAAGCTTTCTAAAGCAGAACAGGAAATGGGTACAATGGAACAAAAT ATTAACAGACTTGAAGGGCAAGTGTCCAGGTACAAGGCAGCAGCAGATAACTCAGAGAAAATAGAAGACGAGCTTAAAGCAGAAAAACGGAAACTTCAAAGAGAG CTGCGCACAGCTCTAGATAAGATAGAGGAGATGGAGATGACCAACAACCACCTAGTAAAGCGCCTTGAGAAGATGAAGGCCAACAGGAACGCCCTTCTGTCGCAGCAGTGA
- the lrrfip2 gene encoding leucine-rich repeat flightless-interacting protein 2 isoform X8: MGTQGSGRKRAPLKDRFSAEDEALSSIAREAEARLAAKRAARAEARDIRMRELERQQKELDEKCDKQYSDYSRPSSRCATPGLSAATLASLGGTSSRRGSTDTGSVYDPDTSLSELRDIYELKDQIQDVEGRYMQGLKELKESLSEVEEKYKKAMVSNAQLDNDKANLIYQVDTLKDVIEEMEEQMAEMRRELEEKSKELERQKHTCTVLQHKQEELKEGIRQRDELIEESQRMQTKLDDLTREVFDLQETINWKDKKIGALERQKEYFDCIRNERDELRDELADIKEKAKAGEKHGLVIIPDGTPNGEVNHEPLSSGITVVSQEAAQVLESAGEGPLDVRLRKLAEEKDELLAQIRKLKNQLEEERQKHSKVDSAYTDGERMENGTDLHFIEMQRDANRQISEYKFKLSKAEQEMGTMEQNINRLEGQVSRYKAAADNSEKIEDELKAEKRKLQRELRTALDKIEEMEMTNNHLVKRLEKMKANRNALLSQQ, from the exons GCAGAAGCGAGGTTGGCAGCGAAGAGGGCAGCCCGGGCAGAGGCCAGGGATATTCGAATGAGAGAACTTGAACGGCAGCAGAAAGAG ctGGATGAAAAATGTGACAAGCAGTATTCAGATTATAGTCGG CCATCCTCCCGCTGTGCCACCCCAGGCCTCTCAGCAGCCACGCTGGCATCGCTGGGTGGCACTTCGTCACGGCGTGGCAGCACAGACACCGGTAGCGTCTATGACCCTGACACCAGTCTGAGTGAACTTAGG GATATCTATGAACTAAAGGACCAGATTCAGGATGTAGAAGGGCGGTACATGCAGGGGCTTAAAGAGCTGAAG GAGTCACTttcagaggtggaggagaagtaTAAGAAGGCCATGGTATCAAATGCACAGCTGGATAACGACAAAGCCAACCTCATCTATCAAGTGGACACACTAAAGGATGTTATagaggagatggaggaacaAATGGCAGAGATGAGGAGGGAGCTGGAAGAAAAGTCAAAG GAACTAGAAAGACAAAAGCACACATGTACAGTCCTGCAGCATAAACAAGAAGAACTGAAAGAGGGAATCCGCCAGAGAGATGAGCTTATAGAG GAGAGCCAGCGAATGCAGACTAAGTTAGATGACCTCACCAGAGAGGTGTTTGACCTGCAGGAAACTATAAACTGGAAGGACAAAAAGATTGGG GCCctagagaggcagaaagagtaCTTTGATTGCATTAGGAATGAGAGAGATGAGCTCAGAGATGAGCTCGCTGACATCAAGGAGAAGGCCAAAGCAGGAGAG AAACACGGGCTGGTCATCATCCCAGACGGCACACCAAACGGAGAGGTCAACCACGAGCCTCTGTCCTCAGGGATCACTGTGGTCTCCCAGGAGGCCGCCCAGGTGCTGGAGTCTGCAGGAGAGGGCCCGCTGG ATGTCAGGCTACGGAAGTTGGCAGAGGAGAAGGATGAACTATTGGCTCAGATCAGGAAGCTGAAGAatcagctggaggaggagagacagaaacactcAAAGGTGGACAGTGCGTACACAGATGGGGAGAGGATGGAGAACGGTACAGACCTACACTTTATTGAGATGCAGA gAGATGCCAACAGACAGATTAGTGAATACAAATTCAAGCTTTCTAAAGCAGAACAGGAAATGGGTACAATGGAACAAAAT ATTAACAGACTTGAAGGGCAAGTGTCCAGGTACAAGGCAGCAGCAGATAACTCAGAGAAAATAGAAGACGAGCTTAAAGCAGAAAAACGGAAACTTCAAAGAGAG CTGCGCACAGCTCTAGATAAGATAGAGGAGATGGAGATGACCAACAACCACCTAGTAAAGCGCCTTGAGAAGATGAAGGCCAACAGGAACGCCCTTCTGTCGCAGCAGTGA